The following proteins are co-located in the Luteolibacter rhizosphaerae genome:
- a CDS encoding TonB-dependent receptor family protein, whose amino-acid sequence MNSIRFSLLLAGILTPFHHAGAAPETEDPASKEETPLKEIVVTASQGRTSPSLTVPSPEDSRAELAKVPGGAETVDAERYLTGRASTVADTFALSAGVFAQPRFGSDEARLSIRGSGLQRTFHGRGLRVLQDGVPINLADGGFDFQALDPLSASYINVWRGANSLAYGSATLGGAIDYVSRTGLTSPGYSLRMEGGSFDYLRTRVAAGLSEGPLDAYFSLSHQSQEGFRNHSEQDAQRLFANFGWKIADNIETRLYVTALTTDSRLPGNLTKRELETDPKMAAPNNLLQDQRRDFELYRLASKTTATYDNTTVDLIAAWTYKDLNHPIFQVIDQKSNDALLGFAITNTDDLFGLGHRIRAGVNYSRGETHAANYLNVGGQRGALVQKDDQTSQNLETYLESQLELGYGFTSVLGAAASRNERETRRIFGATPPNSSYDRTYDDLAPKVGLRWEHEDIQVYANVSGSYEPPSFSESGTAVVANRAQEATSYELGTRGTQAFFRWDASVYHAQVEDELLTVQLPPPAAIGATGTINADQTIHQGVELATEIDLLGKSWLENPAHRLVFRTAWTWGDFHFDDDRTYGDNRIAGLPEHLIRGELLWENDCGWYAGPTFEWVPTKTWVDHRNTLSADPYALLGFKLGRRVEEGLSWFIEGKNLTDERYAATTGVIENANGTDQRQFLPGDGRGVFTGVEYRW is encoded by the coding sequence TCGTCGTAACCGCCTCCCAAGGTAGGACCAGCCCCTCTCTCACCGTTCCTTCCCCGGAAGACAGCCGCGCCGAGTTGGCGAAGGTGCCGGGCGGTGCGGAAACGGTCGATGCCGAGCGCTATCTCACCGGCCGCGCCAGCACCGTGGCGGATACCTTCGCGCTCTCGGCCGGCGTGTTCGCCCAGCCGCGCTTCGGCTCGGATGAAGCTCGCCTTTCCATCCGCGGCTCCGGCTTGCAGCGGACCTTCCACGGCCGCGGACTCCGGGTGCTTCAGGATGGCGTGCCGATCAACCTCGCGGACGGCGGCTTCGACTTCCAGGCCCTCGATCCACTATCCGCATCGTACATCAATGTGTGGCGCGGTGCGAACTCGCTTGCCTACGGGTCCGCTACTTTGGGCGGTGCGATCGACTACGTCTCCCGTACCGGCCTGACTTCGCCCGGATACTCCTTGCGCATGGAAGGCGGCTCCTTCGATTACCTCCGAACGCGGGTGGCGGCGGGCCTGTCCGAAGGCCCGCTCGATGCCTATTTCAGCCTTTCGCATCAATCGCAGGAAGGCTTCCGCAATCACTCGGAACAAGATGCCCAGCGGCTCTTCGCGAACTTCGGCTGGAAGATTGCCGACAACATCGAGACACGCCTCTACGTCACCGCGCTCACCACCGATTCCCGTCTCCCGGGCAATCTGACCAAGCGCGAACTGGAGACGGATCCCAAGATGGCCGCTCCTAACAACCTTCTCCAGGACCAGCGCCGCGACTTCGAACTCTACCGCCTCGCCAGCAAGACCACGGCCACCTATGACAACACCACCGTGGATCTGATCGCGGCTTGGACCTACAAGGATCTCAACCACCCGATCTTCCAAGTCATCGACCAGAAGTCGAACGATGCGCTCCTCGGCTTCGCGATCACGAACACCGATGACCTCTTCGGCCTCGGCCACCGCATTCGTGCCGGTGTGAACTACTCCCGCGGCGAGACCCATGCGGCGAACTACCTGAATGTCGGCGGCCAACGCGGGGCGCTTGTGCAAAAGGACGACCAGACTTCACAGAACCTCGAGACCTATCTCGAAAGCCAGCTTGAACTCGGCTACGGCTTCACCTCCGTGCTCGGTGCCGCTGCCTCGCGGAACGAGCGCGAAACCCGCCGCATCTTCGGCGCTACCCCGCCGAATAGCAGCTACGACCGAACCTACGACGACCTCGCGCCCAAAGTCGGCCTGCGCTGGGAGCATGAGGACATCCAAGTCTATGCGAACGTCAGTGGCAGCTACGAGCCGCCCTCCTTCAGCGAATCCGGTACCGCCGTCGTGGCGAACCGCGCGCAGGAAGCCACCAGCTACGAGCTCGGCACCCGCGGCACCCAAGCCTTCTTCCGCTGGGATGCCTCCGTCTATCATGCGCAGGTCGAGGACGAGTTGCTTACGGTCCAGCTCCCGCCGCCCGCAGCCATCGGTGCCACCGGCACCATCAATGCCGACCAGACGATCCACCAGGGCGTCGAACTCGCCACCGAGATCGATCTGTTAGGAAAATCCTGGCTGGAGAACCCCGCGCATCGTCTGGTCTTCCGCACCGCATGGACCTGGGGCGACTTCCACTTCGATGATGATCGCACCTACGGCGACAACCGCATCGCCGGTCTCCCCGAGCATCTGATCCGCGGCGAACTCCTCTGGGAAAACGACTGCGGCTGGTATGCCGGCCCCACCTTCGAGTGGGTTCCCACCAAGACCTGGGTCGATCATCGCAACACCCTTTCCGCCGACCCCTACGCCCTGCTCGGCTTCAAACTCGGCCGCCGTGTCGAGGAAGGCCTGTCCTGGTTCATCGAGGGCAAGAACCTCACCGACGAGCGCTACGCCGCCACCACCGGCGTCATCGAGAACGCCAACGGCACCGACCAACGCCAATTCCTCCCCGGAGACGGCCGCGGCGTCTTCACCGGCGTCGAATACCGCTGGTGA
- a CDS encoding tyrosine-type recombinase/integrase, whose product MPALATWAFCGARRAEICRLSFEDLDRKRMELRISAKVAKSGVARFVPIPSALVAWLEAAEAAGVAPVGKLVPGGSEGRSEGQMIRWLKDVREEAGIVDWPANALRHSFASHACAMHEDFAKVAAWLGHARDPRLLVARYRHAVAKDAGAKWFDVQPPKSSERSRSQRGSDNVLRTAS is encoded by the coding sequence GTGCCCGCCTTGGCGACTTGGGCCTTCTGTGGGGCGCGTAGAGCGGAAATATGCCGACTCTCCTTCGAAGACTTGGATAGGAAGCGGATGGAGCTTCGAATTTCCGCCAAGGTGGCCAAGAGCGGGGTAGCGAGATTTGTGCCCATCCCTTCGGCCCTCGTTGCTTGGCTGGAAGCTGCCGAAGCAGCAGGAGTGGCCCCGGTGGGGAAGCTCGTTCCGGGGGGCTCCGAAGGCCGTTCGGAGGGCCAGATGATCCGCTGGCTGAAAGATGTGCGCGAAGAAGCAGGAATCGTCGATTGGCCGGCGAATGCCCTGCGGCACTCCTTCGCGTCGCACGCCTGCGCAATGCACGAGGACTTCGCGAAGGTCGCGGCTTGGCTTGGCCACGCGCGGGACCCTCGCTTGCTCGTTGCAAGGTATCGCCATGCGGTGGCCAAAGATGCCGGGGCAAAATGGTTTGATGTTCAGCCTCCTAAATCGTCCGAACGGAGTCGCTCGCAAAGGGGCTCGGATAACGTGTTGAGAACCGCGTCATGA
- a CDS encoding helicase RepA family protein, whose amino-acid sequence MKTDEWKSPPDPDAKAAQSFPITRADLLEGMHVAADFVEGLLTDGGASVVYGASNVGKSFWILDLAVHVATGRTWRDEIEVDQGAVVYVALEGSNGLKNRLEALRREGRLPDDAPLYVCTAPVSLLEASHARMLAESVKEAASQSNLPCRLVVLDTLARAMAGGDENKGQDMTFAVASIDVIRAATGAHVCVVHHCGKDEARGARGHSSLRAAVDTEIEIFRPEGERVSTVRVTKQRDLEAGEPMPFTLRQVMLGANRRGKPLTSCVVHHEDEMMASKPRTAGRKATYQPEAMLAYLPAANVKEWQERASEDCGVSRSVFYELKNALQQRKAYRAEVGTGRLVKE is encoded by the coding sequence ATGAAAACGGATGAATGGAAGAGTCCGCCAGACCCCGACGCAAAGGCCGCACAATCGTTCCCGATCACACGGGCGGATCTTTTGGAGGGCATGCATGTTGCGGCGGACTTTGTGGAAGGACTCCTGACCGATGGAGGCGCGAGCGTGGTCTATGGCGCATCCAACGTCGGCAAGAGCTTCTGGATTCTCGACCTTGCGGTGCATGTCGCAACCGGCAGAACATGGCGGGATGAAATCGAGGTGGACCAGGGCGCGGTGGTCTATGTGGCGCTCGAAGGCTCCAACGGGCTGAAGAACCGGCTTGAGGCACTCCGCCGCGAAGGACGCTTGCCGGATGATGCCCCTCTCTACGTCTGCACTGCCCCGGTGTCCTTGCTGGAAGCGAGCCATGCCCGGATGCTAGCCGAATCTGTAAAGGAGGCAGCGAGCCAATCAAACTTGCCCTGCCGCCTTGTGGTCCTCGACACGCTCGCAAGGGCGATGGCTGGGGGCGATGAGAACAAGGGGCAGGACATGACCTTTGCGGTTGCATCTATCGACGTCATCAGGGCGGCGACCGGGGCGCATGTCTGCGTGGTCCACCACTGCGGCAAGGATGAGGCAAGAGGAGCCCGCGGGCATTCCTCCCTCCGGGCTGCGGTTGATACCGAGATTGAAATCTTCCGTCCCGAGGGCGAGCGCGTCTCCACCGTCCGCGTGACCAAGCAGCGCGACCTTGAAGCAGGCGAACCGATGCCCTTCACGCTCCGGCAAGTAATGCTCGGCGCGAACCGCCGCGGGAAGCCCCTTACGTCCTGCGTGGTGCATCACGAGGACGAAATGATGGCGAGCAAGCCTAGGACGGCAGGCAGGAAGGCAACCTATCAGCCCGAAGCCATGCTCGCCTACCTCCCGGCGGCAAACGTGAAGGAGTGGCAGGAGCGGGCGAGCGAGGATTGCGGAGTATCCCGCTCGGTCTTCTACGAGTTGAAAAACGCCCTTCAGCAACGGAAGGCATACCGCGCTGAGGTGGGCACCGGGAGGTTGGTCAAGGAATGA